A genomic stretch from Ureibacillus composti includes:
- a CDS encoding MFS transporter, whose amino-acid sequence MAKINVAEVINNSKFNRFHLSLLLWSFFIIAFDGYDLVVYGTVVPILIEQWNLTPVEAGAMGSYGLFGMMFGAIFFGILADRIGRKKVILVTVVLFSLFTVLCGFAETPTLFSIFRFLAGLGLGGIMPNVIALLTDYAPKAIKGTIVAIVLCGYSVGGILAPTLGIALIPTLGWESIFWIAGLPLLVLPLMYKQLPETASYLIKKGDKKQLFATLSKVNPSLKFNLDDEVIVLPESASKVPVVGLFKEKRALSTLMFWVAFFSCLLMVYGLNTWLPKLMIEAGYGLNSSLAFLIALQGGAIIGSLIIGPLADKYGFKKMLVPMYASGAIALSLLGFGGSEVVIFILVAIAGAATIGSQNIVQAYVSQYYPAYIRSTALGMASGIGRIGGMLGPILGGFLLTIALPLQMNFIAFAIFGLIAAIALAVVPVKHAHKELTESDNESKETHNVSPANHKELEVHKLL is encoded by the coding sequence ATGGCAAAAATAAATGTTGCAGAAGTTATTAATAACAGTAAATTTAATCGTTTTCATCTTAGTTTGTTACTATGGAGTTTTTTTATCATTGCATTTGATGGGTATGATTTAGTTGTTTATGGCACAGTAGTTCCAATTTTGATTGAACAGTGGAACCTTACGCCTGTTGAAGCAGGGGCAATGGGAAGCTACGGATTATTCGGGATGATGTTCGGTGCAATCTTTTTCGGAATACTGGCAGATCGTATTGGAAGAAAAAAGGTTATTTTAGTTACAGTAGTATTATTTAGTCTTTTTACTGTATTATGTGGCTTTGCTGAAACTCCAACATTATTTTCTATATTCCGTTTTCTTGCAGGTTTAGGTCTTGGGGGAATTATGCCAAACGTTATTGCTTTATTGACTGATTATGCTCCTAAAGCTATTAAAGGTACGATTGTAGCGATTGTATTATGTGGTTATTCAGTGGGAGGGATCCTTGCTCCTACATTAGGAATCGCGTTAATTCCTACACTTGGTTGGGAATCGATTTTTTGGATTGCTGGACTTCCGTTATTAGTTCTTCCGCTAATGTATAAGCAATTACCGGAAACGGCAAGTTATCTTATTAAAAAAGGGGACAAGAAACAACTTTTCGCTACTCTTTCTAAAGTAAATCCTAGCTTGAAATTTAATTTAGATGATGAAGTCATCGTTTTACCCGAATCGGCATCAAAAGTACCTGTGGTGGGGCTATTTAAAGAAAAACGTGCATTAAGTACACTTATGTTTTGGGTTGCCTTCTTCTCCTGTCTACTAATGGTGTACGGTTTGAATACATGGCTTCCTAAATTAATGATTGAAGCTGGTTATGGTCTAAATTCAAGCTTGGCATTTCTTATTGCCCTTCAAGGCGGTGCCATTATTGGAAGTCTGATTATTGGCCCTCTAGCAGATAAATATGGATTTAAAAAGATGCTCGTTCCGATGTATGCTTCTGGAGCTATTGCTTTGTCCTTACTTGGGTTTGGTGGGAGTGAAGTTGTCATCTTTATTCTCGTAGCTATTGCAGGAGCTGCTACAATCGGTTCGCAAAATATTGTACAAGCCTATGTATCCCAATATTATCCTGCCTACATTCGATCGACAGCATTAGGTATGGCATCTGGTATCGGTAGAATTGGTGGTATGCTTGGACCAATTTTAGGTGGCTTCCTTTTAACAATAGCGCTACCTTTACAGATGAATTTCATCGCCTTTGCTATTTTTGGTTTGATTGCTGCTATCGCATTAGCAGTGGTACCTGTGAAGCATGCTCATAAAGAGTTAACAGAAAGTGATAATGAGTCTAAAGAAACTCATAATGTGTCTCCAGCAAATCATAAGGAGTTAGAAGTTCATAAATTATTATAG
- a CDS encoding ferredoxin, translating to MAKFTIVDKDTCIACGACGAAAPDIYDYDDEGIAFVILDDNMGTTEVPEDLLEDMQDAFEGCPTDSIKVADESFEGDALKFE from the coding sequence ATGGCAAAGTTTACAATAGTAGATAAAGATACATGTATCGCTTGTGGCGCTTGCGGTGCAGCAGCTCCAGACATTTATGATTACGATGATGAAGGGATTGCCTTCGTTATTTTAGATGATAACATGGGTACTACGGAAGTTCCAGAGGATTTACTAGAAGATATGCAAGATGCATTCGAAGGCTGCCCAACTGATTCAATTAAAGTTGCAGATGAATCATTCGAAGGCGACGCATTAAAATTCGAATAG
- a CDS encoding helix-turn-helix domain-containing protein, with the protein MIFQSVLLQIFQKLNNERTISSAYHLLRGKRSGQTIQDVGIFHLHNYFGILPKLSRKKYDEDVNKILEAGYIELNEEGYFQLTNLGHEIEKESIHLPFDGWHYRGNEHLFFARLSLVVQSLSHNRSGVRKFIPLQKDEEIQRWVKRFLMAHHYHNGLLQEKLAREIINSLETVDVEERLKAIVINRLGGYKTPGFTWQQISYHEQLEEIDVQLLYIATLQQWIQKVYSLNAHYLLLGEIAENVRIDIPLTGSALQTAQLFKQGLSIEEISRVRQLKSSTIEDHLVELAMNDPAFPIQQFISDEDKKLVLTALDDYDTRKLKVLHEVVPHLSYFQLRLVLAKGNDN; encoded by the coding sequence ATGATTTTTCAGTCCGTTCTACTACAAATCTTTCAAAAATTAAATAATGAACGAACGATTTCTTCAGCCTATCATTTGCTCCGTGGAAAGCGTTCAGGACAAACTATTCAGGATGTTGGCATCTTTCATTTACATAATTATTTTGGTATTTTGCCAAAGTTATCACGAAAGAAATATGACGAAGATGTGAACAAAATTCTAGAGGCTGGATACATAGAATTGAATGAGGAGGGTTATTTTCAATTAACCAATCTTGGACACGAAATAGAAAAAGAATCAATTCATCTTCCGTTTGATGGTTGGCATTATCGGGGAAATGAACATTTATTTTTTGCTCGACTATCACTCGTTGTTCAAAGTTTATCACATAATAGGTCAGGGGTAAGGAAATTCATCCCGTTACAAAAAGATGAAGAAATTCAACGATGGGTGAAGCGTTTTTTAATGGCACATCACTATCATAATGGACTACTTCAAGAAAAATTAGCAAGGGAAATTATTAATAGCTTAGAGACAGTAGATGTTGAGGAACGATTAAAAGCAATCGTCATTAATCGTTTGGGTGGATATAAGACACCAGGATTTACTTGGCAACAAATTAGTTACCATGAACAGCTTGAGGAAATAGATGTGCAACTTCTCTATATTGCGACGTTACAACAATGGATTCAAAAAGTCTATTCTCTAAATGCGCATTATCTATTATTAGGAGAAATTGCAGAAAATGTACGAATCGATATTCCGTTAACAGGCTCAGCTTTACAAACTGCTCAACTATTCAAACAGGGACTTTCAATTGAAGAGATTAGTAGAGTGAGACAACTTAAATCTAGTACGATTGAAGACCATCTTGTTGAACTAGCTATGAACGATCCGGCTTTTCCAATCCAGCAATTTATTAGTGATGAAGATAAAAAACTTGTTTTAACTGCCTTGGATGATTATGATACACGAAAATTAAAGGTATTACATGAGGTTGTGCCGCATCTGTCGTATTTCCAGTTACGGCTAGTTTTAGCAAAGGGGAATGACAACTAA
- a CDS encoding ATP-dependent DNA helicase RecQ, which translates to MQLETLLNKHFGYSTFRPGQKEVIEKIVEDQDVIALLPTGMGKSLCYQLPGYIFNDPVLVISPLLSLMQDQVDQMKQFGEKRVVALNSFLSNEQKRYAIHFLEQYRFIFISPEMLLKQSVKQKLAQIKLSLIVVDEAHCISQWGFDFRPDYLRIGEVFNQSTRPPILALSATATQKVLFDIKQYLQMKEPFEYVHSVDRPNLHYKRVKFHDREDKINWILQHVKDTEGPGIIYVQSRTKAENLSRRLYEQGIQAATYHAGKDTEDRQFIQQQFIDGSLEWIVATNAFGMGVHKQDVRQIIHETLPANVENYMQEVGRAGRDGKDALAILLYAEGDEQLAEFIATTDLPSEHHVENYQSYIQRQELPIQMYRNGEISETAFRVLDYWMNHVSVHQVKEVLRNMRNDKFVAVRKMMELVRTEGCMRELLVNYFGQTLENRPPNCCENCGIDMKALVKSRQEQKETKNLFEESWQDRIYQLLIGK; encoded by the coding sequence ATGCAACTTGAAACTTTATTAAATAAACATTTTGGTTATTCTACTTTCCGACCTGGTCAAAAAGAAGTCATTGAAAAAATAGTTGAAGATCAAGACGTCATCGCCCTTCTACCAACAGGAATGGGGAAGTCTCTTTGTTATCAATTGCCAGGGTATATATTCAATGATCCAGTTCTTGTAATTTCTCCTTTACTATCATTAATGCAAGATCAAGTGGATCAAATGAAACAATTTGGTGAAAAACGGGTAGTAGCCCTGAACTCATTTTTATCGAATGAACAGAAAAGATATGCTATTCATTTTTTGGAACAGTATCGCTTTATTTTTATTTCACCTGAAATGTTGCTTAAACAAAGTGTTAAACAAAAATTAGCACAAATTAAATTATCTCTAATCGTTGTCGATGAAGCGCATTGTATTTCTCAATGGGGTTTTGATTTCAGACCAGATTACTTACGTATTGGAGAAGTTTTTAATCAATCAACACGACCACCTATTTTGGCATTGTCTGCAACAGCTACACAAAAAGTGCTTTTCGATATAAAACAATATCTACAGATGAAAGAGCCCTTTGAGTATGTCCATTCAGTTGATCGACCGAATCTTCATTACAAGAGAGTGAAGTTTCATGATCGAGAAGACAAAATCAACTGGATCCTTCAGCATGTAAAAGATACGGAGGGGCCAGGAATTATCTATGTTCAATCGAGAACAAAGGCCGAGAACTTAAGTAGAAGACTCTATGAACAAGGCATTCAGGCTGCAACCTATCATGCAGGAAAGGACACGGAAGACCGCCAATTTATCCAACAACAATTCATTGATGGTTCACTTGAATGGATAGTCGCTACAAACGCTTTCGGAATGGGGGTTCATAAGCAAGATGTTCGCCAAATTATCCACGAAACACTACCTGCAAATGTTGAAAACTATATGCAAGAAGTTGGACGAGCAGGACGTGATGGAAAAGATGCACTTGCAATATTGTTGTATGCAGAAGGGGACGAACAATTGGCAGAATTCATTGCGACAACAGATTTGCCTTCAGAGCATCATGTGGAAAACTATCAATCTTACATACAACGTCAGGAACTCCCTATTCAAATGTATCGAAATGGAGAAATCTCTGAAACTGCTTTCCGTGTGCTAGATTATTGGATGAATCATGTTTCCGTACATCAAGTAAAAGAGGTACTACGAAATATGAGAAATGATAAGTTTGTTGCAGTAAGAAAGATGATGGAACTGGTGAGGACGGAAGGTTGTATGCGCGAGCTTCTTGTAAACTATTTTGGGCAAACACTAGAGAACCGACCACCCAATTGTTGCGAAAATTGTGGAATCGACATGAAAGCTTTAGTAAAGTCTCGACAAGAACAAAAGGAAACAAAGAATCTTTTTGAGGAATCTTGGCAGGACAGAATATATCAATTATTAATAGGAAAATAA
- a CDS encoding LysM peptidoglycan-binding domain-containing protein codes for MGKDYREKFEEHRQSIEVDKPNSRMTRSKRHSVSTTKKRKFPLMTILTVILIFIPLLFLIYVWGFYTPDETEVAKDSESGSVVQLEKNNTVSASNNDKEDPVVVDDEDESKSDEQQTDAAKYQAAKEKKAAEEAAKIVAQKEKAKAEAEKARELEKQKQAEKEKQLEEEKKEQKVHTVGANENLFRIALKYYNGDPNGVQKIKDANNLSSDSISVGQQLIIP; via the coding sequence ATGGGTAAAGATTATCGCGAAAAATTTGAAGAGCATCGTCAATCTATTGAAGTAGATAAACCAAACTCTAGAATGACACGTTCAAAGCGTCATTCTGTATCAACGACTAAAAAACGAAAATTTCCGCTAATGACAATCTTAACGGTAATACTTATCTTTATCCCTCTACTGTTTTTGATTTATGTATGGGGTTTTTATACACCCGACGAAACAGAAGTGGCAAAAGATTCTGAGAGTGGTTCTGTAGTGCAGTTGGAAAAAAATAATACCGTGTCGGCAAGTAACAATGACAAAGAAGATCCAGTCGTTGTAGATGACGAAGATGAATCGAAATCTGATGAACAGCAAACCGATGCAGCTAAGTATCAAGCAGCTAAAGAAAAAAAGGCAGCTGAAGAAGCAGCAAAAATAGTTGCACAAAAAGAGAAGGCTAAAGCAGAGGCTGAAAAAGCGAGAGAACTCGAGAAGCAAAAACAAGCTGAAAAAGAAAAACAACTAGAAGAAGAGAAAAAGGAACAAAAGGTACATACGGTTGGAGCTAATGAAAATTTATTCCGTATCGCATTAAAATATTATAATGGCGATCCAAATGGTGTTCAAAAAATAAAAGATGCAAACAATTTAAGTTCTGATAGTATCTCAGTGGGGCAACAATTAATCATTCCTTAA
- a CDS encoding metallophosphoesterase: MLFEMLIIVVLLIIGVLVYMVLQAFENHLLHHEIRLRGKKEHVKLFFISDVHLRKINKKMISAINEPIDAVIIGGDFADQRTPIKRIYENIDLLTSLGPVYFVWGNNDREIGEERLRTIFQETNVQIVENNAVILPNVQNKCWISAIDDTTTRNAQQDLAFQKCQQGDIVFFISHNPEVFPMVRKKYTAHLMMGGHLHGGQIRLGPFGLHPHGSFSKREGVPTLISNGYGTTMIPMRFNAKPQCHIIDVNFVP; encoded by the coding sequence ATGCTTTTTGAGATGTTAATCATTGTTGTTCTTCTAATTATTGGGGTGCTAGTGTATATGGTTCTTCAAGCATTTGAAAACCATCTATTACATCATGAAATTCGCCTAAGAGGTAAGAAGGAACATGTTAAACTGTTTTTTATTTCTGATGTTCATCTGCGTAAAATAAACAAAAAAATGATTAGTGCCATAAATGAACCTATAGACGCAGTAATTATCGGCGGAGATTTTGCTGATCAACGTACTCCAATCAAACGAATATATGAAAATATTGATTTGTTAACGTCTTTAGGACCCGTTTATTTTGTATGGGGAAATAACGACCGAGAAATTGGGGAAGAGCGACTACGAACGATTTTCCAAGAAACCAATGTGCAAATTGTTGAAAATAATGCTGTGATTCTACCAAATGTTCAGAATAAGTGTTGGATTAGCGCAATAGATGATACGACAACGAGAAATGCACAACAAGACTTAGCCTTTCAAAAATGCCAACAAGGGGATATAGTATTCTTTATTTCACATAATCCAGAGGTATTTCCAATGGTAAGAAAAAAATATACTGCGCATTTAATGATGGGTGGGCATTTACACGGTGGTCAAATTCGTCTCGGCCCATTTGGTTTGCATCCGCATGGGTCATTTTCTAAACGAGAAGGAGTGCCAACACTAATTAGTAACGGCTATGGAACCACTATGATTCCGATGAGATTCAATGCAAAACCACAATGTCACATTATTGATGTAAACTTTGTTCCGTAA
- a CDS encoding YpdA family putative bacillithiol disulfide reductase, whose protein sequence is MQKIDAIIVGGGPCGLSAAIELQNIGLNPIVIEKGNVVNAIYNYPTHQTFFSTSEKLAIGDVPFIIEGRKPKRNQALVYYREVVKLKNIKVNRFETVESVRKTENGGFIVTSDQNAYVTPYVIIATGYYDQPNFMGIPGEDLPKVFHYFKEAHPFFDTDVVIIGGKNSAVDAALELNKAGARVTVVYRGSEYSPSIKPWVLPEFAGLVRNGEVIMHFDSYVKEIRDHEVIVEVNGNEQIVKNDFVFAMTGYHPDHDFIKSMGVNIDQASGRPTYNEETMETNIENLYIAGVIAAGNNANEIFIENGRFHGGLIAKSIESKNKI, encoded by the coding sequence ATGCAAAAAATTGATGCAATTATTGTTGGAGGAGGTCCTTGTGGTTTATCAGCAGCGATTGAACTACAAAATATAGGCTTAAATCCAATTGTGATTGAAAAGGGTAACGTAGTTAATGCGATTTATAACTATCCAACCCATCAAACATTCTTTAGTACAAGTGAAAAGTTAGCAATTGGCGACGTGCCATTTATTATAGAAGGTCGTAAACCAAAAAGAAATCAAGCACTTGTCTACTATCGAGAAGTAGTCAAGTTGAAAAATATAAAAGTAAATCGTTTTGAAACTGTTGAATCTGTTAGAAAAACTGAGAATGGTGGTTTTATCGTAACATCCGATCAAAATGCTTATGTTACTCCTTATGTCATCATTGCTACTGGCTACTATGATCAGCCAAATTTCATGGGCATTCCAGGGGAAGATTTACCGAAAGTATTTCACTATTTTAAAGAAGCGCATCCTTTTTTTGATACAGATGTTGTCATCATTGGGGGCAAAAACTCAGCAGTAGACGCAGCGCTCGAATTAAATAAAGCAGGTGCGCGTGTTACAGTTGTTTACCGAGGAAGTGAGTATTCACCAAGTATTAAACCATGGGTATTACCTGAATTTGCAGGGCTCGTTCGAAACGGTGAGGTAATCATGCATTTTGATAGTTATGTGAAAGAAATACGTGATCATGAAGTGATTGTAGAGGTTAATGGGAATGAGCAAATAGTTAAAAATGATTTTGTTTTCGCCATGACAGGTTATCACCCTGACCACGACTTTATTAAATCGATGGGTGTGAATATCGATCAGGCTTCTGGTCGACCAACATATAATGAAGAAACGATGGAAACAAATATTGAAAACTTATATATTGCTGGAGTCATTGCTGCAGGTAATAATGCGAATGAAATCTTTATTGAAAATGGCCGATTCCATGGCGGTTTGATTGCTAAAAGTATTGAATCAAAGAATAAAATATAG
- a CDS encoding MFS transporter, whose amino-acid sequence MNEIKGADNLGKPIGRNFLKFLIVIIAFQDVAAGVAGSIMADIIAAYPNFDPTIVMLVATFPGLIQIVPALFYGQLSSRFKKRTLLFTGLVLFMIGGVMPFFIDSLPLIILFRGILGLGVGITMPLSIDIISDFFEGREKDTLIGLGTSTIACIGAIFFQLVGGILADAYGWQYGFLTYLFPIWILALTFLFLPEPERKDKPNATIKDLFKAPKQIYGFSLGQVIYSAFIFGYVTNISIVIQAEGLGNATEAGLAVSIFTFGTLIAGLIFGRLRSKFPVGVVPMAVFITGVGMLICYSANSLSTIFIGSLIGGFAMGLVLPGVFARVSELSEQIGVSYVGLVVVGQGLGGISGPFLYGLIMQLFNQQVGNFALLISTVGLILLSIVWYFFVKAPKEKVSPDLSV is encoded by the coding sequence ATGAATGAAATTAAAGGGGCGGATAACTTGGGGAAACCAATTGGTAGAAATTTTTTAAAGTTTTTAATCGTCATCATTGCCTTTCAAGATGTAGCAGCTGGTGTTGCAGGCTCGATTATGGCAGACATTATCGCAGCCTACCCTAACTTTGATCCTACAATTGTCATGTTAGTAGCAACGTTTCCGGGTTTGATACAAATTGTACCTGCTTTATTTTATGGACAGCTATCATCGAGATTTAAGAAACGCACACTGTTATTTACCGGTTTAGTTTTATTTATGATTGGTGGCGTGATGCCGTTCTTCATTGATAGCTTACCATTAATTATTTTGTTCCGCGGAATTTTGGGATTAGGTGTTGGTATTACAATGCCATTATCAATTGATATAATTTCAGATTTCTTTGAGGGCCGGGAGAAAGATACATTAATTGGATTAGGTACTTCGACAATAGCTTGTATTGGTGCAATATTTTTCCAATTAGTTGGAGGGATTTTAGCTGATGCATATGGATGGCAATACGGATTCTTAACTTACTTATTCCCAATCTGGATTTTAGCTCTAACATTCCTATTCTTACCTGAACCAGAAAGAAAAGATAAACCAAATGCTACGATAAAAGATCTATTTAAAGCACCTAAACAAATTTATGGGTTCTCATTAGGTCAAGTGATTTATTCTGCATTTATCTTTGGATATGTAACAAATATCTCAATTGTGATTCAAGCAGAGGGACTTGGAAATGCTACGGAAGCAGGATTAGCGGTTTCTATTTTCACTTTTGGAACATTGATAGCAGGTCTTATCTTTGGCCGTTTACGCAGTAAGTTCCCAGTTGGTGTTGTTCCAATGGCCGTATTTATTACAGGTGTTGGGATGCTCATTTGTTACTCGGCAAATAGTTTATCCACCATCTTTATTGGTAGTTTAATTGGTGGATTTGCAATGGGACTTGTTCTACCAGGTGTATTTGCAAGAGTTTCTGAGTTATCAGAACAAATAGGTGTATCTTACGTTGGTTTAGTTGTTGTTGGTCAAGGTCTTGGTGGTATTTCTGGGCCATTCCTATATGGATTGATCATGCAACTATTTAATCAACAAGTTGGTAATTTTGCACTTCTAATTTCAACAGTTGGATTAATTTTATTATCCATTGTTTGGTACTTCTTCGTGAAAGCTCCAAAAGAGAAGGTAAGTCCAGATTTATCTGTGTAA
- a CDS encoding fumarylacetoacetate hydrolase family protein, protein MGIQIVRYRKSQKISWGVLAEENIIPLTNEAENLSDFLVDGVQEAREILVKEDSEKVLLEDVELLSPVTNPTNIVCQGVNYSMHRKETGMSSSRPPYNMIFGKAPSSISGPFDAIVKPEHVQLLDYEIELGLVIGKEINEQTVITDENISDYIAGLVITNDVSARDVQLTELQWLKGKSYRTFCPVGPYLYILDEDEVNEIYNLELLLTVNGEVRQSANTDQLLYKPVETLNELAQTMDLTVGDLVLTGTPGGVAMQLSTEELNCLTSLTASPEEKTKVIQRQFEIGQYLKVGDVIEASIASSDGKIQLGKQRNVVKELQLVSK, encoded by the coding sequence ATGGGGATACAAATTGTACGTTACAGAAAAAGTCAAAAGATTTCATGGGGAGTTTTAGCTGAAGAGAATATCATTCCTTTAACTAATGAAGCAGAAAATTTATCGGATTTTCTTGTAGACGGTGTTCAAGAAGCAAGAGAGATACTCGTAAAAGAGGATTCTGAAAAAGTACTTTTAGAAGATGTTGAGCTACTTTCGCCTGTTACAAACCCGACGAATATCGTTTGCCAGGGTGTTAACTACTCGATGCATAGAAAAGAAACTGGTATGTCATCAAGTAGACCTCCTTATAACATGATTTTCGGAAAAGCCCCAAGTTCTATTAGTGGTCCATTTGATGCGATCGTAAAACCTGAGCATGTTCAATTATTAGATTATGAAATCGAATTAGGTTTAGTCATTGGTAAAGAAATAAACGAACAAACAGTAATTACAGATGAAAATATATCTGATTATATTGCTGGGCTAGTCATTACAAATGATGTATCAGCACGAGATGTACAACTAACAGAACTTCAATGGCTTAAAGGAAAAAGCTATCGTACATTTTGTCCAGTAGGCCCTTATTTATATATTCTTGATGAAGATGAGGTTAATGAAATATACAACCTAGAATTATTGTTAACAGTGAATGGTGAGGTTCGTCAAAGTGCGAACACTGACCAATTACTTTATAAACCTGTAGAAACATTAAATGAGTTAGCCCAAACGATGGATCTTACTGTAGGTGATTTAGTGTTAACAGGAACTCCAGGTGGGGTAGCAATGCAACTTTCAACAGAGGAATTAAATTGTTTAACTAGTTTAACAGCTTCTCCAGAAGAAAAAACAAAAGTAATTCAAAGACAATTTGAAATTGGTCAGTATTTAAAAGTTGGAGATGTCATCGAAGCGTCAATTGCAAGTTCAGATGGCAAGATTCAATTAGGGAAACAAAGAAATGTAGTGAAAGAACTTCAGTTAGTATCAAAATAA
- a CDS encoding alpha/beta hydrolase — protein sequence MAIVTRKVKTGRYETNILEGGVGNSETILFIHGSGPGASAKSNWEHVLPEYENDFHVVALDLVGFGDTDHPEQYPANGVEWMNWRVQQITDLLDELNIEKANLVGNSLGGVISLYLLMDSAERFNKVCLMGAGGGLVEPTPELAKLTNFHKDPTPKALKNLLSWFLYDLSGMEDKLDAIVEERMKLFNRPDVRKSYEQNFVNSSLADMLVPPSALKRMTNEFLLIHGHQDRFVPLQSSLYMLDHLENANLHVFKRCGHWAQIEQKDQFVKLTKDFFEPAKKVTTV from the coding sequence ATGGCAATCGTAACTCGTAAAGTGAAAACTGGTCGTTATGAAACAAATATTCTTGAAGGTGGAGTAGGCAACTCAGAGACGATCCTATTTATCCATGGTAGTGGCCCAGGGGCGAGCGCAAAATCAAACTGGGAACATGTTCTGCCTGAATATGAAAACGATTTCCATGTTGTGGCCCTTGATTTAGTTGGTTTTGGTGATACAGATCACCCAGAACAATATCCTGCAAATGGTGTTGAATGGATGAACTGGCGTGTACAACAAATTACTGATTTATTAGATGAGTTAAACATTGAGAAAGCAAATTTAGTAGGAAATTCATTAGGTGGCGTCATTTCGTTGTACCTTTTAATGGATTCAGCAGAGCGTTTTAACAAAGTTTGTTTAATGGGAGCAGGTGGAGGCTTAGTTGAACCAACCCCTGAACTAGCAAAATTAACAAACTTCCATAAAGACCCAACACCTAAAGCACTTAAAAACCTTTTAAGTTGGTTCCTTTATGACCTTTCTGGTATGGAAGATAAACTAGACGCAATCGTTGAAGAGCGCATGAAATTATTTAATCGTCCAGATGTACGTAAATCGTATGAACAAAACTTCGTGAATTCAAGTTTAGCAGATATGTTAGTACCACCATCTGCATTAAAACGAATGACGAATGAGTTCTTATTAATCCATGGTCACCAAGATCGTTTTGTTCCACTTCAAAGTAGCTTATATATGTTAGACCACTTAGAAAATGCAAACCTTCACGTGTTCAAACGATGCGGTCATTGGGCTCAAATCGAACAAAAAGATCAATTTGTGAAGTTAACGAAAGACTTTTTTGAACCAGCTAAAAAAGTAACAACAGTATAA